In one window of Euwallacea fornicatus isolate EFF26 chromosome 19, ASM4011564v1, whole genome shotgun sequence DNA:
- the LOC136345321 gene encoding mitochondrial import inner membrane translocase subunit Tim9-like, giving the protein MSVPLPTGVGDLGNIDGDQIKTFKDFLISYNKLTEMCFIDCVSDFTSRNVKHAEDKCSLNCLEKFLKVNQRISQRFQEFQMLANENILAASKQGS; this is encoded by the exons atgagTGTGCCGTTACCAACAGGAGTTGGGGATTTAGGAAATATCGACGGCGATCAGATTAAAACG ttcaaagattttttaatttcctataataaattaactgaAATGTGTTTCATAGACTGCGTGTCTGATTTTACTTCAAGGAATGTAAAACACGCAGAG GATAAATGTTCCTTAAATTGCCTGGAAAAATTTCTAAAGGTTAACCAGAGGATATCGCAGAGGTTTCAGGAATTCCAAATGTTAGCCAATGAGAACATTTTAGCAGCCTCAAAACAAGGttcatga
- the LOC136345319 gene encoding ras-related protein Rab-38-like has protein sequence MTAVDKSADTKNGGINKEKLITLSDKLRIANLHKKELNFKLVVIGDFGVGKTSIINRYTDGEFSSSYKVTIGADFAVKTLEWDEETRINLHMWDIAGHERFGSLTGIFYRHSVGAALVFDLTRPDTFKSIEKWILDLRKKVSLPGGQPIPTILLANKGDITTQTIPLDINEFCIAHNIIAWFITSAKNNIQIDEAMLRLSNIVLNNHQALQFPLITDDVVNLSKKNEDQQSSGSISNQRRYCCSS, from the exons ATGACTGCAGTGGATAAGTCAGCAGACACGAAAAACGGAGGAATTAATAAAGAGAAATTGATTACGCTCAGTGATAAATTAAGAATTGCTAATTTGCACAAGAAGGaacttaatttcaaattgGTGGTGATTGGAGATTTTGGGGTGG GAAAAACTTCAATTATCAATCGATATACCGATG GTGAATTTTCCTCATCATATAAAGTAACTATTGGGGCCGACTTTGCTGTAAAAACTTTAGAATGGGATGAAGAAACTAGAATTAACTTACACATGTGGGATATAGCCGGTCATGAGAGATTTGGATCTCTTACTGGAATCTTTTATAGGCACTC agTTGGTGCAGCTCTGGTATTTGATTTGACCAGGCCTGATACATTCAAATCAATTGAAAAG TGGATATTGGATCTGCGAAAAAAAGTATCACTGCCAGGTGGCCAACCAATTCCAACAATCCTTTTGGCAAATAAAGGCGACATTACTACACAAACCATACCTCTGGATATCAATGAATTTTGCATAGCACATAACATCATTGCTTGGTTTATCACTTCTGCAAAAAACAATATCCAAATAG ATGAAGCAATGCTGAGATTGTCAAATATTGTACTGAACAACCACCAGGCCTTGCAGTTTCCCCTGATCACTGATGATGTTGTTAacctaagtaaaaaaaatgaagatcaaCAATCAAGTGGATCTATTTCTAATCAACGTCGTTATTGCTGTAGCAGTTAG